The following coding sequences are from one Deltaproteobacteria bacterium window:
- a CDS encoding ABC transporter substrate-binding protein, whose product MKKIIPVLVVLLIGMPSLAQSAQPLDALRGPIDSIISVLNDPQYQDSAKRDVEREKIWEIIFKLFDFTEMAKRTLARNWRGFTPQERKEFTQVFAEFLGNTYIDKIQKDYQEEKVVYVKEEMVTDSKALVKTKIVRETLEIPVNYGMKLRDGVWKVYDVNIEGVSLVKNYRTQFNKILLSKSASHLIERLKKKIEQQKEGNAVSDQAGLEALPRPHC is encoded by the coding sequence ATGAAAAAGATCATCCCTGTTCTTGTTGTGCTACTAATCGGAATGCCCTCTTTGGCCCAAAGCGCCCAGCCGCTTGATGCGCTTCGCGGGCCCATCGATAGCATCATCAGTGTCCTGAACGACCCCCAGTATCAAGACTCCGCTAAAAGGGATGTGGAGCGGGAAAAGATCTGGGAAATCATCTTCAAGCTTTTCGACTTTACGGAGATGGCCAAACGGACCCTGGCCCGCAATTGGAGGGGTTTTACCCCGCAGGAAAGAAAGGAATTCACGCAGGTCTTTGCGGAGTTTCTCGGAAACACCTATATTGATAAGATACAAAAGGATTACCAGGAAGAAAAGGTCGTCTACGTAAAGGAAGAAATGGTTACGGATTCCAAGGCCCTGGTCAAAACAAAGATAGTTAGAGAGACTCTTGAGATTCCGGTAAATTATGGCATGAAGCTACGTGACGGCGTCTGGAAGGTCTACGACGTGAACATCGAAGGTGTAAGCCTGGTGAAAAACTACAGAACTCAATTCAACAAAATCCTGTTGTCAAAATCTGCGTCTCACCTTATTGAAAGGCTGAAAAAAAAGATCGAACAGCAGAAAGAAGGCAACGCTGTCTCGGACCAGGCCGGCCTGGAAGCGCTGCCGCGCCCCCATTGCTGA
- the mlaD gene encoding outer membrane lipid asymmetry maintenance protein MlaD, translated as MKKTSVETAVGIFVIIGIICVGYLTIKLGRMDWIGDNHYPIYAQFQSVSGLTAGACVEMAGVQIGQVDSISLEQERLVARVKMKIRKDVVLTDDVIASVKTSGLIGDKYVKITPGGSDEILKPGDLITETESAMDLEELISKYVFGGV; from the coding sequence ATGAAAAAGACGTCCGTGGAAACGGCAGTAGGCATCTTCGTGATTATTGGAATCATCTGCGTGGGATACTTGACTATTAAGCTCGGGAGGATGGACTGGATAGGAGACAATCATTATCCGATCTACGCGCAGTTCCAGTCGGTGTCAGGTCTCACTGCAGGGGCCTGCGTGGAGATGGCCGGTGTGCAAATCGGCCAGGTCGATTCCATTTCCCTGGAGCAGGAAAGACTCGTGGCTCGGGTCAAGATGAAAATCCGAAAAGATGTGGTCTTGACGGACGACGTGATCGCTTCGGTGAAAACCTCGGGGCTGATAGGGGATAAGTATGTCAAGATCACACCGGGAGGCTCAGACGAGATTCTCAAGCCAGGAGACCTGATCACAGAGACCGAGTCGGCCATGGATTTGGAGGAACTGATCAGCAAATACGTTTTCGGCGGTGTGTAA